The stretch of DNA TTTGAAGTATTTCATCTAATTCACCAATTTCATCTATAAATAATACTCCACCATGAGCTTCAGTTACCAATCCAGTTTTAGGTTCTGGAACTCCAACTTCTGCTAAATCCTTCTTACTACCTTGATATATAGGATCATGTACTGAACCTAATAGAGGATTTGTTATTTCTCTTGGATCCCATCTTAATGTAGTTCCATCAACTTCAACAAATTTAGAATCTCCATCAAAAGGAGTAAATCTTAACTTTTTAGCATATTCTAAAGCTAATCTAGCTGCTGAAGTTTTACCAACCCCTGGAGGTCCATATAAAAGTATATGTTGTGGATATGGAGATGACATCTTTGAAATAAGAGATTTAACAGCTCTTTGTTGCCCTACAACTTCATCAAAGTTTTCAGGTCTTAATAAGCTCATAACATTCTTATTTATATTTTTTGCATCTAATTGTTGAAGTCTCTCTAGCTTTTTAGTTGTCTTAGTGCTTTCAGGTCCCTTTTGTTTCTTTATTATAGAAACCCTCATATCATCCATAAACTTATCTTGTCTCTCTGCTAAAGCCTTTTCTACTTGTGACTCAACTTTATTTTGCACATATTTTTTAGCTATATTTTCTGATATGAAATATATAGTATCTTCTAATATATCTCTTACAGTATCTTCATTTGGTATAGTCTTTGTTCCTTTACCTTCTGAAGCTATCATATTTAATGCATAAGCTCTTTCATAAGGACTTGGAGAGCTTACATATTTTTGAAGCTTAAATCTAACAGTCCTTGCTCTTATAGCACCTTCATCTAATATGTTACTTAGTATTTGATTTAATACATTAATCTGTGCATCTAATGATAATTCACTATCTAGTAAACCATCTAACTTTTCTTCGCCGTATGACTTCAAATCTAATCCTCCTTATGCTTCTGGCACAATAATTACTCTCATTTTAGTTGTTACTTCTGGATATAACTTTAATTCTATTTCATATCCTCCTGCTACCTTTATTGTATCCATAACTATCTTCTTTTTATCTATTGATAAGTTAAATTTTTTATTTATTAATGTAGCTACGTCTTTACTAGTTATTGCTCCGAATAATCTTCCATTTTCTCCGCCCTTAGCTTTTAAAGTTACTTCTTTTCCCTTTAATTCTGCAGCTAATTTTTGAGCAGCTTCTAATTCAGCTAATTTCTTTTTTCTTTCATTTTCTTTTTTTGTATTTAAAATGTGTAAATTTCCACCGTTAGCTTCTTCTACTAATTTTCTTGGAAATAAGAAATTTCTTGCGTATCCATCTGATACCTCTATAACATCGCCTTTTTTACCTAACTTTTTAACATCTTGTAATAAAATTACTTTCATGTTATTCACCTACCCTTAAGTTTTTTATTATTGATTGTTTTAATATTTCTTTTGCTTGTTCTATTGAAACATTTATTAGTTGAGCCCCTGCCATATTCATATGACCTCCTCCACCAATAGATTCTAATATAACTTGAACAGTAATATCACCTATAGATCTACCACTTATTATAATATCTTCATTTATTTTTCCAAGAACAAAACAAACATTTATTCCTGATATATTTAAAAGTTCATCTGCAGCTCTAGCTATCATAAAGCTTTCATTCAATCTATTTGGTGCAACAGCAATTGCTACTCCATCTTTGACTTCTGCTGATTTGATTGTATCTGCTATTAGCAAGTAATCATCTAAATCATCAGTAAACATTTTTTTAACTTCTATTGTATCTGCTCCTAGAGCTCTTAAAAATGATGCTGCGTCGAAGGTTCTAACTCCTGCTTTAAATGAAAATCCTTTTGTATCCATAAATATACCAGCTAATAAACCTTCTGCTTCTAACCTTGATATATTAGGTCTTTGAACCATATATTGTATAAGCTCT from Clostridium chauvoei encodes:
- the rplI gene encoding 50S ribosomal protein L9, which produces MKVILLQDVKKLGKKGDVIEVSDGYARNFLFPRKLVEEANGGNLHILNTKKENERKKKLAELEAAQKLAAELKGKEVTLKAKGGENGRLFGAITSKDVATLINKKFNLSIDKKKIVMDTIKVAGGYEIELKLYPEVTTKMRVIIVPEA